In Quercus robur chromosome 10, dhQueRobu3.1, whole genome shotgun sequence, a genomic segment contains:
- the LOC126704410 gene encoding phosphatidylinositol 4-kinase gamma 7-like: MSHKLDGLVHTQMAVAVSSGSSNCECYGNVRGTPARRRRRVFVQTETGCVLGMDLDRSDNAHTVKRRLQLALNVPTDERSLTFGDVILKNDLSAIQNDSQLLLTKNVMHRSLSTPCLSPTGRNLQQRDQSGPIEILGCSSHCARTKELVKVIMKAIKNGVDPIPVHGGLGGAYYFRNSRAECVAIVKPTDEEPFAPNNPKGFVGKALGQPGLKPSVRVGETGFREVAAYLLDYDQFANVPPTVLVKVTHSIFNVNDDVNGNNFQSRKNVSKIASLQQFIPHDFDASDHGPSSFPVATVHRIGILDVRIFNTDRHAGNLLVQKHNRVGGLCQMELIPIDHGLCLPESLEDPYFEWIHWPQASIPFSEDELEYIKNLDPVCDSDMLRKELPMIREACLRVLVLCTIFLKEAASFGLCLSEIGEMMSREFSRQEEQPSELEVVCIEAKRMIANSDMSVFEAKSGEDYMFDIDTEDLEGDLFPQMSMDFLNKGLFCSGSRGASGHYPLSKLDENFGEIEVDVTDWPNQDLFQITPKSSKSPKKTDLVGGRSHRLQSGAGTVSGIRSSANEQLPNTTSFVKLADMSKEEWILFLEKFKELLYPAFANHRSSSTGQIQRQRLGTSCQF; this comes from the coding sequence ATGTCTCATAAGTTGGATGGTCTTGTTCATACTCAGATGGCTGTTGCAGTTTCTAGTGGCTCAAGCAATTGTGAGTGCTATGGGAACGTTAGAGGAACACCTGCTAGGAGGAGAAGGCGTGTCTTTGTGCAGACTGAGACTGGCTGTGTCTTGGGAATGGATCTGGATAGGAGTGATAATGCCCATACTGTGAAAAGAAGGTTGCAGCTTGCCCTCAATGTTCCTACTGATGAGAGATCTTTGACATTTGGGGATGTCATATTAAAGAATGACCTCAGTGCCATTCAGAATGATTCCCAACTTCTTCTAACTAAGAATGTCATGCACAGAAGCTTATCAACTCCTTGTCTCTCACCAACTGGAAGAAATCTCCAACAGCGAGATCAGAGTGGTCCTATTGAGATATTAGGGTGTTCAAGTCACTGTGCTAGAACTAAGGAACTGGTTAAGGTCATTATGAAAGCGATCAAGAATGGTGTTGATCCAATCCCTGTTCATGGTGGGCTTGGTGGTGCTTATTATTTTAGAAATAGCAGAGCTGAGTGTGTTGCCATTGTTAAGCCGACAGATGAGGAGCCTTTTGCACCAAACAACCCAAAGGGATTTGTCGGAAAAGCTCTTGGCCAACCTGGCCTGAAACCTTCAGTGCGGGTTGGGGAAACAGGATTTCGAGAAGTTGCAGCCTACCTTTTGGATTATGATCAATTTGCCAATGTACCTCCAACTGTTCTTGTAAAGGTTACACACTCAATCTTTAATGTGAATGATGATGTGAATGGAAACAACTTTCAGAGTAGGAAAAATGTTAGCAAGATTGCATCTCTCCAGCAATTCATTCCTCACGATTTTGATGCCAGTGACCATGGACCCTCAAGCTTTCCTGTTGCCACTGTACATAGAATAGGGATATTAGATGTTAGGATCTTTAACACTGACAGGCATGCGGGAAATCTTTTGGTTCAAAAGCATAATAGGGTTGGGGGGTTGTGTCAGATGGAACTCATTCCAATTGATCATGGCCTTTGCTTGCCAGAGAGCTTGGAGGACCCATATTTTGAGTGGATTCATTGGCCTCAAGCATCTATTCCTTTCTCTGAGGACGAGCTAGAGTATATTAAGAACCTTGATCCAGTTTGTGATTCTGACATGCTACGGAAAGAGCTGCCCATGATTCGGGAGGCTTGCCTGCGGGTCCTGGTTCTCTGCACAATATTCCTTAAGGAAGCAGCATCTTTCGGACTGTGTCTTTCTGAGATTGGTGAGATGATGAGCAGGGAGTTTAGCCGGCAGGAGGAGCAGCCAAGTGAGCTTGAGGTCGTATGCATTGAGGCAAAGAGGATGATAGCAAACAGTGATATGTCAGTCTTTGAGGCCAAAAGTGGAGAAGATTACATGTTTGATATAGATACTGAGGATCTGGAGGGTGACCTTTTCCCTCAAATGTCAATGGATTTCTTGAACAAAGGTTTATTCTGTTCAGGGTCCAGAGGTGCAAGTGGTCATTACCCGCTCTCTAAGCTAGATGAGAATTTTGGAGAGATTGAAGTAGATGTCACCGACTGGCCAAACCAGGATTTGTTTCAAATTACTCCAAAGTCTTCCAAGTCTCCGAAAAAAACTGACTTGGTTGGTGGAAGAAGCCATCGACTCCAAAGTGGAGCAGGTACTGTGTCTGGAATCAGAAGTAGTGCAAATGAGCAGCTGCCCAACACAACAAGCTTTGTGAAGCTTGCTGATATGAGCAAAGAGGAATGGATTCTTTTTCTTGAAAAGTTCAAGGAACTTCTTTACCCTGCCTTTGCAAACCACAGGTCCAGCTCCACTGGGCAGATACAGAGACAGAGGCTTGGGACTTCATGCCAGTTTTGA
- the LOC126704110 gene encoding uncharacterized protein LOC126704110: MGNKKDTQKVKDTKTNSKWLQLMQNLLPKILADEHVEHCFKTLKTNWNTIALLRNKKSRLGWNDDLKMITYDRTVYDEEVKAHPNHAQFLNKKIEMFGEMALVVGKDMATGGFSKGVGDIGVESLDDSPLLVDVDVDDISKRSKLIPHIWPQMKQVDIDCIILVVNSVSAMLNHDKKLRKLSATKVWDGKT; encoded by the exons ATGGGAAATAAAAAGGATACTCAGAAGGTCAAGGACACCAAGACCAACTCCAAGTGGTTACAACTAATGCAGAATTTATTACCTAAGATACTTGCAGATGAG CATGTGGAACATTGCTTTAAAACACTCAAAACCAATTGGAATACAATTGCATTACTTCGTAATAAGAAAAGCCGGCTTGGATGGAATGATGATTTGAAAATGATCACCTATGATAGGACAGTGTACGATGAAGAAGTCAAG GCACATCCAAATCATGCACAATTTCTAAACAAGAAAATTGAGATGTTTGGTGAGATGGCTTTGGTTGTGGGTAAGGATATGGCTACAGGAGGTTTTTCCAAGGGAGTAGGTGATATAGGTGTAGAGTCATTGGATGACTCACCTCTGcttgttgatgttgatgttgatgacaTATCCAAAAGAAGCAAGTTGATCCCTCATATATGGCCTCAAATGAAACAAG TGGATATTGATTGCATAATTTTGGTGGTTAATAGTGTAAGTGCCATGCTCAATCATGACAAGAAGCTGAGAAAGCTATCTGCTACAAAGGTGTGGGATGGTAAAACTTAA
- the LOC126701670 gene encoding uncharacterized protein LOC126701670 has product MAATESPNKRRKTLSPTSTSTSTSKSKIQDDEEEDPYNHHHQEEQQQWTANSVSPCMICLSDGGESIRGKIDCCDHYFCFLCIMEWSKVESRCPICKRRFSTIQRLFKDAVQRVVKVPVRDQVCTPYGNSTSGPLDPYSQIQCNVCHQMTDDSLLLLCDLCDSASHTYCVGLGFTVPEGDWFCHDCTVCRNEHIIREMDDDSDNETVLPTAEVHVTIFDMVQDSNSRMVNRTATRIVSNTNQLSPSVAPDRGNNVAQGVNGPGTRKFQNVADRATQSGPRTLQRCRNVHSRIRALRQNWNAFRNGSLSFSSSSLKSGNGSCQKQKTSAVLHNRSGQQHLSSSTSSQQSTTEDGSAQSSGDNRGSDDIEKAWKMMIRAKSMELAHERTRSIDQVTKLPSSTGRASKDATSISSSFQLFKQPQFGAKDLGRTTKEKENKYCSIEKEKGKCQFPKLEKQKQSVTTSETVESSEGLKTTHLPGSFKSSFSRYEWSSIKGDVCNQNGSRLLQKNINGASSNVPDEQNGSSSLMDVVGSISGASDPFYAKLELSTSSPGKADAPKERVRLGKDCTQCNDRKDNDAKSEIQSLVKLNMKILSRDKKLGVDAFKEIARLATHTILAACGLEHRKSEVHFFPRSVCSHMEHIQQLHKSTLMPNSCRECFCTFVKDVVESIMFEKVGCVKSS; this is encoded by the exons ATGGCGGCGACTGAGTCCCCAAACAAGCGCCGCAAAACCCTATCCCCCACCTCAACCTCAACCTCAACCTCGAAATCGAAAATCCAAGACGACGAGGAGGAGGACCCATATAATCATCACCACCAAGAAGAGCAACAACAATGGACGGCCAATTCAGTTTCACCGTGTATGATCTGCTTATCCGACGGTGGAGAATCGATCAGAGGCAAAATCGATTGCTGCGACCATTACTTCTGCTTCCTCTGCATCATGGAGTGGTCCAAGGTCGAGTCCCGCTGCCCCATATGCAAGCGCAGGTTCAGTACCATTCAAAGGCTCTTCAAGGACGCTGTCCAACGCGTTGTCAAGGTCCCAGTTCGTGACCAG GTTTGCACTCCTTATGGAAACTCAACGTCTGGGCCTCTTGACCCTTATTCACAAATTCAATGTAATGTGTGCCATCAAATGACAGATGATAGTCTTCTATTACTTTGTGATCTTTGTGATTCAGCTTCTCATACATACTGTGTTGGCCTGGGTTTCACTGTACCTGAGGGAGATTGGTTTTGTCATGACTGCACTGTCTGTAGAAATGAACATATCATTAGGGAAATGGATGATGATAGTGACAATGAAACTGTATTGCCAACAGCTGAGGTACACGTTACCATCTTTGATATGGTACAAGACTCAAATAGCCGTATGGTCAACAGAACAGCTACAAGAATTGTTTCAAATACAAATCAACTGTCACCTTCTGTTGCCCCTGATAGGGGAAACAATGTTGCACAGGGAGTAAATGGGCCTGGGACAAGAAAATTTCAGAATGTTGCTGATAGAGCAACTCAATCAGGTCCAAGAACATTGCAACGTTGTCGAAATGTCCACAGTCGTATACGGGCACTTCGTCAAAATTGGAATGCCTTTCGTAATGGGTCATTGAGCTTTTCCTCCAGTTCACTTAAATCTGGCAATGGAAGTTGTCAAAAACAGAAGACTAGTGCAGTATTGCATAACAGATCAGGTCAACAACATTTGTCGTCTTCGACAAGTAGTCAGCAATCAACAACTGAGGATGGTTCTGCTCAAAGTTCTGGGGACAACAGAGGCTCAGATGATATTGAAAAAGCATGGAAAATGATGATTAGGGCAAAGTCAATGGAACTTGCTCATGAAAGGACAAGGTCTATTGATCAGGTCACAAAACTTCCTTCTAGCACAGGAAGAGCTTCAAAAGATGCTACTAGTATAAGTTCAAGTTTCCAGTTATTTAAACAACCACAATTTGGAGCTAAGGATCTAGGAAGAACTACAAAggagaaggaaaataaatattgttctattgaaaaagaaaaaggaaagtgtCAATTTCCCAAGTTGGAAAAGCAAAAGCAGAGTGTTACTACTAGTGAGACTGTAGAATCTAGTGAGGGTCTCAAAACTACTCATCTACCAGGATCTTTTAAATCTTCATTCTCTAGGTATGAATGGTCTAGTATTAAAGGTGATGTTTGTAATCAAAATGGATCAAGACTGTTACAGAAAAATATAAACGGAGCCTCATCAAATGTCCCTGATGAGCAAAATGGATCTTCTTCTTTGATGGATGTGGTTGGATCGATATCAGGGGCTTCTGATCCATTTTATGCCAAACTAGAGCTCAGTACATCTTCTCCTGGTAAGGCAGATGCTCCTAAGGAAAGAGTTAGATTGGGAAAGGATTGTACCCAATGCAATGACAGAAAAGACAATGATGCCAAAAGTGAGATCCAATCTCTCGTCAAGCTGAACATGAAGATTCTAAGTAGAGACAAGAAATTAG GAGTTGATGCATTCAAGGAAATTGCACGGCTTGCCACACATACCATCTTGGCTGCATGTGGTTTAGAGCACCGTAAGTCTGAGGTTCACTTCTTCCCAAGATCAGTGTGCAGCCACATGGAACATATTCAGCAGCTCCACAAGTCCACTTTAATGCCTAATTCTTGCCGAGAATGCTTTTGTACATTTGTAAAAGATGTTGTAGAATCCATTATGTTTGAGAAAGTAGGTTGTGTAAAATCTAGTTGA